Proteins encoded within one genomic window of Bombus pyrosoma isolate SC7728 linkage group LG13, ASM1482585v1, whole genome shotgun sequence:
- the LOC122574050 gene encoding homeobox protein ceh-19-like has protein sequence MSEEHAKTSESNRESMELNESPKVCSFSIESLLAPSKKPVEEETRVSIQTETYLQGHESNDSEERKLIAPDSSMSMAEEIEFNDVDLVCSTPEPEMCYEACTSSSGANSTTGVDRDIQEKSDSAISDDERKKRPRTAFTAAQIKSLEAEFERNKYLSVAKRLQLSKSLKLTETQIKIWFQNRRTKWKRKYTNDVELLAQQYYSSLGIPAPRPIFVEDRLWFFNYPAQLQPGAPIFPQHLATVPLPSALPIVQPLPSNLTMGQQTSIFQNIPTSNPTYHLSQRLDFRHQDS, from the exons ATGTCGGAAGAACACGCGAAAACGTCGGAAAGCAATAGAGAATCGATGGAATTGAACGAAAGTCCGAAAGTATGCTCCTTCAGTATCGAAAGTCTTTTAGCGCCAAGTAAGAAACCTGTCGAAGAGGAAACTCGCGTATCAATTCAGACCGAAACGTATTTGCAAGGTCACGAAT cAAATGATTCGGAGGAACGGAAATTGATAGCGCCAGATTCCTCCATGTCTATGGCAGAAGAAATCGAATTTAACGATGTGGATCTGGTTTGCTCGACCCCTGAACCAGAAATGTGTTATG AGGCGTGTACCAGCAGTAGCGGTGCCAACTCTACAACAGGTGTAGATAGAGACATTCAAGAAAAAAGTGACAGCGCTATTAGCGatgacgaaagaaagaagaggccTCGTACGGCATTCACCGCGGCGCAAATTAAGTCATTAGAAGCAGAATTCGAGAGGAACAAATACCTAAGTGTGGCGAAAAGACTACAGCTCAGCAAAAGTCTGAAACTGACTGAAACTCAG ATTAAAATTTGGTTTCAAAATAGACGTACAAAGTGGAAAAGGAAGTATACAAACGACGTGGAACTACTGGCGCAACAATATTACTCCAGTTTAGGTATTCCTGCACCACGACCAATTTTCGTCGAGGATCGTCTTTG gttttttaattatccagCGCAATTGCAACCAGGAGCACCGATTTTTCCACAACATTTAGCGACAGTTCCTTTACCATCTGCCTTGCCTATTGTTCAACCATTGCCAAGTAATTTAACAATGGGTCAACAGACATCGATTTTCCAAAACATCCCAACAAGTAATCCGACATATCATTTAAGCCAAAGATTAGACTTTAGGCATCAAGATTCTTAA
- the LOC122574049 gene encoding cyclin-H isoform X1, with protein MFPQSSQRRYWIFSDENDLTALREKTNAEFIQRHGANMKPEQREEYFLSHTEERTLLRFYELQLRDFCRRFTPSMPRATVATALHYFKRFYLRNSVMDYHPKEILVTCVYLACKVEEFNVSICQFVANIKGDREKASDIILNNELLLMQQLNYNLTVHNPFRPVEGLMIDIKTRYTSLENPERLRPYIDEFLERVFLTDSVLLYTPSQVALAATLHAASRASANLDNYVTDILFSQEHLVCIIEAVRKIRSMAKCVEPPPREVVRALEKKLEKCRNQENNPDSEIYKQRMQEMLDEEDLQDNEKYAKIIQDQAAHDEKILGVSKVLSPSAL; from the exons ATGTTCCCGCAAAGTTCACAGAGAAGGTATTGGATATTTAGCGATGAAAATGACTTAACAGCATTAAGAGAGAAAACCAATGCAGAATTTATCCAAAGACATGGTGCGAATATGAAG ccAGAGCAgagagaagaatattttctatctcaCACAGAGGAACGTACATTACTTCGTTTCTATGAATTACAATTGAGAGACTTCTGTCGTCGCTTTACACCTTCAATGCCACGTGCCACTGTAGCTACTGCGTTGCATTACTTCAAAAGATTTTATCTCAGAAACAGTGTTATGGATTATCATCCCAAAGAGATTTTAGTCACATGTGTTTACTTGGCttgtaaa GTAGAAGAATTTAATGTATCCATATGTCAGTTTGTTGCTAATATTAAAGGAGATAGAGAAAAGGCATCCGatattatacttaataatGAATTGCTTCTTATGcagcaattaaattataacttaACAGTGCACAATCCATTCAGACCTGTAGAGGGATTAATGATAGATATCAAG acgAGGTATACATCATTGGAAAATCCTGAACGGTTGAGGCCAtatatcgatgaatttttagaaaggGTATTTTTGACTGATAGTGTTTTACTATATACGCCAAGCCAAGTTGCATTGGCTGCAACATTACATGCTGCATCCAGAGCCTCTGCTAATTTAGATAATTATGTAACTGATATTTTGTTCTCTCAAGAACATTTAGTGTGTATAATAGAAGCAGTAAGAA AAATAAGATCTATGGCTAAATGTGTAGAACCTCCTCCAAGAGAAGTGGTAAGAGCtttggaaaagaaattagaaaaatgtagaaatcaGGAAAATAATCCTGACAGTGAAat TTATAAGCAGAGAATGCAAGAAATGTTAGATGAGGAAGATTTACAggacaatgaaaaatatgctAAAATTATACAAGATCAAGCAGCTCATGATGAGAAAATCTTgggtgtcagcaaagttttGTCTCCTTCGGCTCTATAA
- the LOC122574049 gene encoding cyclin-H isoform X2, producing MLFPQNIIWNLYFKKPEQREEYFLSHTEERTLLRFYELQLRDFCRRFTPSMPRATVATALHYFKRFYLRNSVMDYHPKEILVTCVYLACKVEEFNVSICQFVANIKGDREKASDIILNNELLLMQQLNYNLTVHNPFRPVEGLMIDIKTRYTSLENPERLRPYIDEFLERVFLTDSVLLYTPSQVALAATLHAASRASANLDNYVTDILFSQEHLVCIIEAVRKIRSMAKCVEPPPREVVRALEKKLEKCRNQENNPDSEIYKQRMQEMLDEEDLQDNEKYAKIIQDQAAHDEKILGVSKVLSPSAL from the exons ATGTTATTTccacaaaatataatatggaacttatattttaaaaagccAGAGCAgagagaagaatattttctatctcaCACAGAGGAACGTACATTACTTCGTTTCTATGAATTACAATTGAGAGACTTCTGTCGTCGCTTTACACCTTCAATGCCACGTGCCACTGTAGCTACTGCGTTGCATTACTTCAAAAGATTTTATCTCAGAAACAGTGTTATGGATTATCATCCCAAAGAGATTTTAGTCACATGTGTTTACTTGGCttgtaaa GTAGAAGAATTTAATGTATCCATATGTCAGTTTGTTGCTAATATTAAAGGAGATAGAGAAAAGGCATCCGatattatacttaataatGAATTGCTTCTTATGcagcaattaaattataacttaACAGTGCACAATCCATTCAGACCTGTAGAGGGATTAATGATAGATATCAAG acgAGGTATACATCATTGGAAAATCCTGAACGGTTGAGGCCAtatatcgatgaatttttagaaaggGTATTTTTGACTGATAGTGTTTTACTATATACGCCAAGCCAAGTTGCATTGGCTGCAACATTACATGCTGCATCCAGAGCCTCTGCTAATTTAGATAATTATGTAACTGATATTTTGTTCTCTCAAGAACATTTAGTGTGTATAATAGAAGCAGTAAGAA AAATAAGATCTATGGCTAAATGTGTAGAACCTCCTCCAAGAGAAGTGGTAAGAGCtttggaaaagaaattagaaaaatgtagaaatcaGGAAAATAATCCTGACAGTGAAat TTATAAGCAGAGAATGCAAGAAATGTTAGATGAGGAAGATTTACAggacaatgaaaaatatgctAAAATTATACAAGATCAAGCAGCTCATGATGAGAAAATCTTgggtgtcagcaaagttttGTCTCCTTCGGCTCTATAA